A region of the Mytilus edulis chromosome 11, xbMytEdul2.2, whole genome shotgun sequence genome:
taatgttttattttacagcCTGTTCCAAAGGATACACATCAACGATAGGACAACCCTGCAGACCATGTCCAAACAAAACATATGGCGAACGATGTGGCAATGATTGTTCGTGCTCAGtgtttcaaatgtatatatatatatgtcgtgtacaagttgcaattttgtataaTTATCTAATGTAACTGTCATtgaggaatgcaagcttttagaaaatagtttcacacttatttaagccatgatgtactgcataaaacataaaattacatgaaaacacattttgccaacataagtcatgacacatatatttctgaaactttgtgatcattgtcctctacagaaaaagTCACcttctggcctatttattgttgttctttatgcattggtgaatttaaatgtgtattttacttcattaagatttattttaaattttgtacaaagttaaaaccatttttaagcaatattttgtacaggttataacatgtatgaggtacttttgtacatgttataacttgtatttttgcattatacaagttataacatgtacaatatttttgtacatgttataacctgtacaaaatcgcaacttgtacacgacatatatagtATAAGTTAAGAATcatttacaatttttgttttaagctaaaacaaaaatttgtatggtgataaagtgtatttgttttatgaattttgggTTCTTGATGATTTAAAAcattgtactttatttggtcttttaaactctatttgattcgagcgtcacttatgagagCCCGTATTGCGtgcaaaatttaatcctggtatgaGTGGTATTTTTTGTGAGATTTTTTTACGTGTTTCTCGGTAATTATGCATCCTCGACTTTAaacaatgttttacattttattcttaAGCATTCCTGGTGAAATTTAACATAAAGGCGTTTCAGACGCATTCAATTTGCATATTTTCTAACATTGCATTTACCATTCCTAGtaagattaattgattgattgattgttggttgttttacgtccagtgccaaatatttcatgcatgttcaggacgacatAATAGAAGAGTACCGGACAACTGACATAAATTAAACTGTATCTGTAGGATCTATAAGGTGCACATATAAATAATGTATAATAAGAAATTTTCTGGCCAAAGGGATATAatccaatgtgaaaaaaattCATTCGATTCTCTTTAGTAATTTTATcttctgaacacaaaaaaaaatggtgaATAAACATGTTGGTTGCACGTTGTATGCCAAAAATACGGTTGGATAGCGGACGCAGTAAATTCTCAGTAGAACTTAATGTAAGGGTGACGCTAAAACAGAATTTAAGTTTTAGAATAAGTTTTAAATCACAGTTCAAGGCATATATAcaagttgaaaatatgctgcacagcccAATATTATGTTTCGTCCTTTTCAAGATATATAATAGTGCATACAACATTGTCATGATGTATAAACTTTCCTTCCAGGATATATAAAATGTTTACGAAATTTCATGGAAAGAGTAGCACAGTATCAGCAGTAAAAAGGAGTTCCCATAGAAAGTTGAACTGTCTCCATTTTTAAAAACGCAACATATACGTTGTATATAAACTAAATAGTACATAATTTAGTTCAATAAATGCTTTCTCTAGTTCAGATACTTGTAAAACGGTTATAACAAACGAAAGAAGATATTTTCAAATCCCGTAAACTAGGTGTACCTGTGAAAATACCTATTGCATTGAGTGCAATATACAGTATACACATTACACATGTAGTAGTTTTATGAAAACACTTTTATTTCAGTTGTGACCACGTTAAAGGATGTGTAAAAATTCCAACAACGACCTCAGTACATACAACGTCTGGTAAGTAGCCttacggacgacatcacgagttggttgaccattatggaataaccgttttacagatgatatcggatatgttccttttgtcgtaactacaataacCTTTCCCTTCTCACggatgtgacttaccgaattagactatttacctgatttgtaaaagcataagcaacacgacgggtgccacacgtgaagcaggaactgcttacccttccggagcacctgcgatcaccgcAAGTtcttggtggggtttgtgttgcttagtctttagttatctaatatgttgtgtcttctgtactatcatttgtctgtttgtcttttatttttttgccgtggcgttgtcattttttttctatcaatgggtttgactctccctctggtacctgtcgtccctctttttcaatgACTTTTAACTTCAAAAATTTATCAGTTAATCTATTcagaattgaatgtttcttttttgtgattttataacGTTGTAAATTAATGCATAGGcctatacattttgtataaagcgCGGTAAATTGCAcacgatcaacgcttttacaccccttTTAAACTGCAAAAAGATACATTctattcttttaaatacatataattacattagatgtatgtttcattataatacgttattctgattggctaaatagaaatctcgtgatattccttaatcaattgcattaaacaatgcaacttttcattcatgatgacacgaggtcctacaataaagtgcacaggtaaatgaaataaaaacttgataaaaggcgtgttttcatgatcctataggtaaaaatgtaattataagtattgaatgcctttttttgtaactttatagggttgtaaaagcgttgaccgtgcgcacatttttagtatgaagcgcttccgcgcttcatccaaaatgtacttcggtcaacgcttttacaccccaataaatttacaaaaaagagcattcaattcttaagtactATATGTtacaaatattatattaattatttaaaatatttttcttatcaAATAGGTTTCACAGAAAATCCCGTTGTACATAACACATCTACGTAACtaagttttaatacatttattattgtaattaAATTGCAATACGCGTATCAGGTGTTCAGTCCGTAGAAGTTCATAATATCAATGAAAACGTATGAACCTCATACGTAAACGCAAGGAAGCTTGCTTATTTCGGTTGTTGATTTTCGTATCATATGAATGTTGTTTTAAATACATAATGATCTTTTTTATGCTCTCGTATGGCCATATTTGGCTAATACAAATTTTTCAATTCTATTCTATTTTGTTCTATATTCAACAGCACCTCTTGATCATTAATGATCGGCCAttaataaatgtatgtaaaaagaaaataacactttatgCATTTTACCCTCGAAGAGCTTTTGCAGATTTACCTTCATCGCAGGAATGTTTCAAACGAAAAATTCTCAAGCCagtgatgtataagtacagaaacACGTTTTACAAAAGACCTTTATACAATTCGTCTTAAGATACAAGCTTAAGATACAATGTAGATTGTAATTTtaacacttttttgttataatttatttCATAGATGACAGAACATATCCATGGCGCAAAAGAACACCAACACATTCTGAACATGACAGTTTTTCACATACGACAGTAAATTTTTCAGGTACGGTGCTTTCATAGTTCTTTTTGTTATCCTCATCCGTGCGTTGTGTTATATTTAACCGATCAATTTTCAATCTCTTACATATGGATCTTTAGATCCGGAAAAAAATCTAACATCTGAATGACACaataataaggagatgtggtaggattgcttATAGAACAACTATGCACCAATTTATTCACctctacagccttcaacaatgagaaaaacccatatcaGGTATTctttatctgtatctgtattaaAGTTTGGAATACTGATAACACCAATTTTCGAGAGAGAAAAAACACCAACAATTAAAGTATTGCCgggattttattatttttgattaCATTTCTTTATTACATAAATAGTTTACCTGAGTATTGTGGTCTTACCCGCTtgacacaatgtaatttctttatGTTCGTACGTTGCTTTCCAAAGGCCAACAAGACTCACATTGTAGCTGGTGGTAGATATTTTTGATTAACCTACCCCAATATGAAGCAATGTATTTTTAGTTACATGATGTGTTAGTGACCTGATcaccgtgtaacgaatttatcttaccgactatcttcacatgtggtattttgactagcggcctatcaaagtgatcaagtcttcaatacttaCTATTAAGATcctacttccatttgtctatacagaaaacaaatgccaacaataatttattttttataaatttaattcaatcgttcattacatgtattaatttcttcgtctgttgaatcctttcagatttctttttCGTTTTGAAAGAGAAGTAATTCCGTTATGcgaacaataacaacttgttagcttaaattatgttttatgaatttatttcaacctttcatcatcaatttcttcgtctgttgaatccttttaaatttttcatcaacaCCGGGTTGTTTATATAAAGGTTTGTGGCATCTTTTGTGTTTTGTAAGGGAAGTAGCTCCTTACTAACCCCATAGGTAACTAACCATGTATGGTAACTAACCCTATATTTTTTACGACACCCtatatcaaatttatcaaatatatacagTCACCACGTGCACTTTCACCAATCATATCTCTGtaaatctataggaggtaagataaatagtGTAATATAATTGCTTTATTCCTCTCATCCTGGTTAAAATAACCCGGACCCGCTTCCCTAAGTGTCATGTTTATAGATATAACTTTATACAACATAAGTTATTTCTTATACatgagttaagtatgacgtccattttcacttaaCTAGTttacaattcgccgtttcagaatctaatgcatcctgggtaatattttcaaaagtgttcaccaaaacgtcgtgattggttgaaaatgtcataaacaatggaaattcaaccaatgacgtgacgttattttcattttggggtacaaacaatgaaattacccatgattctttagattctgaaacggccaattatcGCTGTGTTTTACATCCTTAGGTAACCTTTGGCTGTTTTTAGTTTATTCGACGGGTTGTTTTTTCtataacacattccccatttccattctcaattttatttactctTTTAATCAAAATGGATTATGATTCTTTCAGATGAAGCAACTTTTCCTCAAGTTTTTGATGCAAGTAAAAATGGAGAAAGCAGTAATATCTTTCAAGGTATATGTGGATGGTTAAAGCTACCAATTATTATGCATTCACCCGACCACATGTTCTTTGTATTGCCTTGCTGAGTTagcatttattcattaaaaatacTATATTTACTTTTCTATGGTTTGtctccagtggcaagtatttcaagcattttttataaaataaaaattacaaacaataaatcaaataaagttagGTTCTGAAAAGAAAGTtgaaaagcaaaaacaaagaGATTTTATTATATATCTGGTAAAATACAACAGCaatatgtttaatttgttttgttttttaaaagtttacatgTGTTCGAGCAAGATAttgttaatttgaaattaaatctgATGTATACTTCTTAAAGTATCTACGCAATGATTGTTTGTTTCCACTATTTTACGAAAAAAAGgttaaataagagaaaataaacgaACTCCAACGAAAATGCAAATCAAAATTTAatgtccctaattaaatggcaaactaaagacacatcaaacgaatggaaaacaacacttTGTGCAGCCATTTTCTTATGTATTCTAAATAGTGGTTTAAACCTGGGGTTATATTTAGCTTACGACACAATATATGTGAACTAGTTTAtaaacagatatatatttttggaaaacaaatacgTATTTTGACATTATTAACTCATCAAGTACTGATTTGTTTTGCAAACAATAGTATAGTAAATATGTTGGCTGTTTTAAATATTATCTTTTCCAGGACTGCTGTCAAGAGAAATTATTGTGTATCTTACATTATCAGTCTTGGTTCTGATTTTCGGGATGTGCTTATGCTTTTTATTCTACAAATACAAGACCGTGAACAAAAAGAAGAAAGCAACAATCACACAATCACAAAACCCTTCGCCAACCCCAAACAGTCATGGTATCGAAATGGAGGAACGTTTGTATGACGTCATCGATGACGCAGACTTGATAGAAGAACAGAAGCTGAAGGACAATCAAATGTCACCTGATTACCTCGATGTAATAAGCGGGTCAAATAGCACCGGAAGTGGTGACGGCAAAACTGaagaaaaccatgaaaacattTTCGAGTCACTGTCAACTGATCAGATAAAAATGCTTGTAAACAAAGTAATTTGTAGTTCTTTGAATAATAGAGAAAGCACTTCATCTTCCGGCGAAGAGCACCAGGAAACAAAACAAGAGTACTTAAATCCATATCAGTCCGTGATTAAAACGTCACCAACAAACATTAGAGAATATCTTACATTAGCAACAGTACACAACAGGACAGACAATTGCATGGTTGATAACAAATCAGACGTATTAATTAAAGATGAAAATATACTTCAGTCTCCCAGGGACCTAGAGGAAATCGGTTTACGTCGGCCGTACGAATACGAGAATTCTTTAATTAGAGTTGAATATGCAGTTCCCCAGCGATGTTTGTCAAGAATTCGAGGGCGAGAAACCAAGTCGTGCGAAAACTTGAATAGTAAcctgttaaaaattaaaacatcgtTAGGCAAAGACGATAAAAATGTAACATCGAATGTTAACAGCCTTGAATATTACAATTTAACTAGAACTAGATCAGAAAGTGATATCTTTTGTAAGCAAAGTTCAAAGGAATGATCGTTTCCATTTCGTAggttaaataaaatgttaaatataaaaccGATTTATGAACTATGAACCGAAGCACTGTTCAAATCGAGTATGCATCATAAATTCCGTTGCACGTTGTGACTACGTTGTTGTTTAGaattctcaattttagtaaaGCTGAAACActataacaacacaaaaatgtatttataataagTGGACTccataaaggtaaaaaaaaaaatgtcgataTAAGACTTTATTCATATAGAGAAGTGAATAGCGCTTTggatattttttatcattatcatCCTGTACAGTTAGATAATcaaatgtattaaaaatccaACTTCGATCCTTGTATTTCGATTTTTTCTGTCATGGGATTTCAACAATTATTTGGATTAATAAAAAAATCCGTGTTTGATGAAAGTCAAATTGTCCTGCGATACTAAACCTACAAAAAAGAAAGCAAGTGAGATTATATTGGTATATCCATCATAAACTGAAAATGAAAgatcattaatttttatttttatctgacAGTGTATTACTGCTTCAATAAACACTGCTCTAACTACTGGTATAGATAAATCTTCTTGGGACAATAGTggtcattatattttattttcttaatatagATTTATATGAAATAGCATTCGTTTGCACCTGTACGTGGTCAGGATCtgatttcagtggttgtcgtttgttcatgtggttcatacgtgtttctcgtttctcgtttttatatacttATTTCCGTTAGTTTTCCCATTTAAATGGATTTACAGAAGTCATTTTGAGGGCCCTTTATATCTGGCTGTTCGGTATGAGACTATGTTCTGTTTTGAAGACCGCACTTTGCCCTATAaaggttaacttttacaaattgtgacttggattgataGTCACAGCAGATATATAAAAACAGTGTTATTTTCGTTTGCTTGCTTTCGTTTGCTTGCTTTTAGAAATGGTCTAGGCAAGACTATACATTTAtaaaaacttttcattttttctcCGGCGAGTACACGTTTTGGAAAAGATATCAAAGGTATAATAAaatctcaattaaactgataacGACATGGCATTAACAAGGCACGAAAAGACAAACATTAcaatacagtataaaaaaaaacttggcaTAGCAAATTTAAGAATGAGCCACAAACCCAACATGAAAAACGGGTGATCTCATGtgcagaaaaaaacaaatgatttgtGATCTGCTGAGAGTAAAATTTTATGCAAAAGATAAATTGtcagtcataaaaaaaaatgcttcattGTTTTGGTACAATACCCGATGACCAATGATGTAATGGTGGACTCGagagattaaaaaataaattgccaGCAAAATCAGTTATATTGGACATGTATTTTACGCATTTAGCATGTTCAGTCTGTGCAtacattttcattatatttattttaattataatcaTATTAACATGTGTAAAGACTAGAATTTTCCAGAAAGccttttttatttctttcctgATTTTAGCTCAAAAACAATTAGTCCATCGTTTCCGATCAAGTAAGTTATGAAATATGTAATAGTTTCCTTATGTTATATTTGCCTTTATGATCGCATAAtcattgaaatgaaaacaaattgcGTTTTATttggatttgttttattatttacgTTCAGTCGACTTGCTTGGAGTAAAACATGCAAAGTTAGGACTGAAAGGTATGTCTAACGATTCCAAGAAGCTGTTTTAAatttaatgacattttaaaacaaacaaaaatgtcatCCAAATGCTTACTTTCATTAACACAAAAACTCTGCCAAATCATTTGTTTGGttgacttgaaaaaaaagtatgtttagacAGAAAAGAGTACATTTTAAAGCTAATGTTGTGCGAAATACAAACATGTTTTCTTACTGTTTCGATCGTGCTGTTTTAGCACTCTTGGCTATTCATGTGGACCAAATTTTGTTGGAAAAAACAGTATTTGGAGGTAACCACTGATCTCAGACAGTCAACATATCAAGTAAGACAGGAGTCAAACGCACTTTGTCTAGTGCTTTAGAAGAATTCAAAACCTTATTGATGACTGAGGCTTTAGCCTTTATTAACAGATTTCATAGttcgttctcatgttgtactATTACAAAACTGTAGCCAGTTAAGGAAAGGGTTGGGGAAGGTTGGATCCAGCTAACATGTCTACCACCGCCacatttttgtatgtttgtgCCTATCGCAAGTCAGGAACCAGTAATTCAGTGGGTTTCGGTTTATTTTGCTGTCAcagtgttatatatttgtttttcgctcatTTGTTGGTATATTTATAAGGCCGAGATTTATCTcgttgaattgtttcacatttgttatTTCGTGAATTGTATAACTGACTGGCGGTATGGGCATTATTCGTTATCGGTTGCTGTAAGGTGatc
Encoded here:
- the LOC139494047 gene encoding uncharacterized protein, producing MRTLMCVYLLLTLIPVSGSQTCKLRTNSGVVQDVCCADHEANAKGCTPCSKGYTSTIGQPCRPCPNKTYGERCGNDCSCSVFQICDHVKGCVKIPTTTSVHTTSDEATFPQVFDASKNGESSNIFQGLLSREIIVYLTLSVLVLIFGMCLCFLFYKYKTVNKKKKATITQSQNPSPTPNSHGIEMEERLYDVIDDADLIEEQKLKDNQMSPDYLDVISGSNSTGSGDGKTEENHENIFESLSTDQIKMLVNKVICSSLNNRESTSSSGEEHQETKQEYLNPYQSVIKTSPTNIREYLTLATVHNRTDNCMVDNKSDVLIKDENILQSPRDLEEIGLRRPYEYENSLIRVEYAVPQRCLSRIRGRETKSCENLNSNLLKIKTSLGKDDKNVTSNVNSLEYYNLTRTRSESDIFCKQSSKE